One window from the genome of Pelodictyon luteolum DSM 273 encodes:
- the smc gene encoding chromosome segregation protein SMC, with the protein MYLSKIEIFGFKSFAHRVRISFDKGLTAIVGPNGCGKTNVVDAIRWVLGEQKSSLLRSAKMENIIFNGSKNLKPLSFTEVSLTIENTRNVLPTEYTEVTITRRIYRNGESGFLLNQVPCRLKDILDLFTDTGMGSDAYSVIELKMIEEIISNKSEERMKLFEEAAGITRYKQRRKQTFRQLESASRDLSRVDDLLSEVEKKVRSLKIQVRKAEKLKELKTELRGLDLGLSWRKMEELQEKVDPLEGRIRQEEMQNHELAARMACEDSAIQEAEVRQLQEEEKLSDSQKRLNACNEAVHELEKRILQQTEQEKKLTADIQRVTTLAAEKARQIEREDALSGELEARRPGTEEKCSELEERYNALAREHDQLNATLREQRNSLARERSASAEQQKEANRLAMQRQSLEARKEHLQSTLARLAARKRTAEEKLEAASPLGLKLQEELGTKKERLKQAKKDEAAQQEQREKIRTALESLKEGILSLRSAEGRLQNSILLANSVLDSFEGMPEGIGFLEKQKEGRTGMGCMTDLISLEEEHRRALNAALGEGMNYYVSRTLEDARNGAASLRHAGRGKVHFLVLDMFKASPPGPREIEGARPALDLLSAPGELQPALTAMLSGCYVVDTLDEAETLAFKHPDITLVTREGEKFSARGTLLGGSPKESEGLRLGKKTERDRLQKELALLQQSISKEDERKRELEGELQKLQSDALRRSISELESSAAAIERQIARHEAEGNSLKQELAGADAETRSTAEAEAEADRSLKELIPALEQGESGTLRIRKAIQAMQTELTRLEERHHEMGREVQARQSGWRDALLELEKLRISIEGCRKNRTAFKEETARLLEEERLAREALKGGAGIIRELQNELETLIMRAAAEQKSLNERESAYRQEQVRHQDARTEVREMSRKLEVGRQLQGALQEERAAVNRALDHLFTEVRLKHGCDLATMDRPPMEGTEDPEAAGRRLEELEKQREQFGAVNELALEEYDTEKERFLFLTEQKNDLSTAETQLRETIEEINRTALKKFDETFRAVRKNFTAIFQELFDPEDEADLLIHTGEDPLEAHIEIIAKPKGKKPLSIEQLSGGEKALTALSLLFSIYLVKPSPFCILDEVDAPLDDGNVGRFTKLLKKFENNTQFIIVTHNKNTMASCQALYGVTMEEEGVSKLIPVRLEKIRH; encoded by the coding sequence ATGTACCTCTCCAAAATTGAGATTTTCGGCTTCAAAAGCTTCGCGCACCGCGTCAGGATAAGCTTTGACAAAGGATTGACTGCCATCGTCGGTCCGAACGGCTGCGGCAAGACGAACGTCGTCGATGCCATCAGGTGGGTTCTCGGCGAGCAGAAATCCTCGCTCCTGCGCTCGGCCAAGATGGAGAACATCATCTTCAACGGCTCGAAAAACCTCAAGCCGCTCAGTTTCACCGAGGTCTCCCTCACCATAGAAAACACCCGGAACGTGCTCCCCACGGAGTACACCGAGGTCACCATCACCCGCCGGATATACCGCAACGGCGAAAGCGGCTTTCTCCTCAACCAGGTACCCTGCCGCCTCAAAGACATCCTCGACCTCTTCACCGACACCGGCATGGGAAGCGACGCCTACTCGGTGATTGAACTCAAGATGATCGAAGAGATCATCAGCAACAAAAGCGAGGAGCGTATGAAGCTCTTCGAAGAGGCCGCAGGCATCACCCGCTACAAACAGCGCCGCAAACAGACCTTCCGCCAGCTCGAAAGCGCATCGCGCGACCTCTCACGCGTCGACGATCTTCTCTCCGAGGTAGAAAAAAAAGTCCGCAGCCTGAAGATCCAGGTCCGCAAGGCCGAGAAGCTTAAAGAGCTGAAAACTGAGTTGCGCGGACTCGACCTCGGGCTCTCATGGCGAAAAATGGAGGAGCTGCAGGAAAAAGTCGATCCCCTTGAGGGAAGGATCCGCCAGGAAGAGATGCAGAACCATGAACTCGCAGCCAGGATGGCCTGCGAAGACAGCGCCATCCAGGAGGCGGAGGTACGGCAGCTTCAGGAGGAAGAGAAGCTTTCCGACAGCCAGAAGAGGCTGAACGCCTGCAACGAAGCGGTGCACGAACTTGAAAAACGCATCCTCCAGCAGACCGAACAGGAGAAAAAGCTCACCGCCGACATCCAGCGAGTCACCACCCTCGCCGCCGAAAAAGCCCGGCAGATTGAGCGGGAAGACGCCCTCTCCGGAGAGCTGGAAGCCCGAAGGCCGGGAACTGAAGAGAAGTGCAGCGAACTCGAAGAGCGCTATAACGCCCTTGCACGGGAGCACGACCAGCTGAACGCCACGCTCCGAGAGCAGCGAAACAGCCTCGCCCGTGAGCGATCGGCGAGTGCAGAACAGCAGAAAGAGGCCAACCGCCTGGCCATGCAGCGCCAGTCGCTCGAAGCCAGAAAAGAGCACCTCCAGAGCACACTTGCGCGTCTGGCGGCAAGAAAGCGGACAGCAGAGGAAAAACTCGAAGCCGCCAGCCCTCTCGGCCTGAAACTTCAGGAGGAACTCGGCACAAAAAAAGAGCGGCTCAAACAGGCAAAAAAAGACGAAGCCGCACAGCAGGAGCAGCGCGAGAAAATCCGCACAGCACTTGAGTCACTCAAGGAGGGGATCCTTTCCCTTCGCTCAGCCGAAGGCCGGCTGCAAAACAGCATTCTTTTGGCCAACTCGGTGCTCGACAGCTTTGAGGGCATGCCGGAGGGAATCGGGTTCCTGGAAAAGCAGAAAGAGGGCAGGACCGGCATGGGATGCATGACAGACCTCATCTCGCTTGAAGAGGAACACCGCAGAGCGCTTAACGCAGCTCTCGGCGAGGGGATGAACTACTATGTCTCACGCACGCTGGAAGATGCCCGCAATGGCGCCGCCTCGCTCCGCCACGCCGGCAGGGGCAAGGTGCACTTCCTCGTACTCGACATGTTCAAAGCCTCGCCGCCGGGGCCGCGTGAAATCGAAGGCGCCCGCCCTGCCCTCGACCTCCTCAGTGCCCCCGGGGAGCTGCAGCCGGCCCTTACGGCCATGCTCTCCGGCTGCTACGTCGTCGACACCCTCGACGAGGCGGAAACCCTTGCGTTCAAACACCCCGACATCACCCTCGTCACCCGCGAAGGCGAAAAGTTTTCCGCGCGGGGAACCCTTCTCGGCGGCAGCCCCAAAGAGAGCGAAGGGTTGCGGCTCGGAAAGAAAACGGAACGGGACCGCCTCCAGAAAGAGCTCGCCCTCCTGCAGCAGTCGATCAGCAAAGAGGATGAACGAAAAAGGGAACTCGAAGGGGAGCTGCAGAAGCTGCAAAGTGATGCTCTTCGCCGCAGCATCTCGGAACTCGAATCCTCAGCGGCCGCCATTGAGCGCCAGATCGCCCGCCATGAAGCCGAAGGAAACTCCCTGAAGCAGGAACTCGCCGGAGCGGACGCTGAAACCCGCTCGACAGCGGAGGCCGAAGCCGAGGCTGACCGTTCACTGAAGGAACTCATTCCCGCGCTCGAACAGGGGGAATCCGGAACCCTGCGCATCCGCAAAGCCATTCAGGCCATGCAGACCGAACTCACCCGGCTCGAGGAACGCCACCATGAGATGGGCCGGGAAGTACAGGCCCGCCAGAGCGGCTGGCGCGATGCCCTTCTCGAACTCGAAAAGCTCCGGATAAGCATCGAGGGATGCCGCAAAAACCGCACCGCCTTCAAGGAGGAGACTGCACGGCTCCTGGAGGAGGAACGCTTAGCCCGCGAAGCACTCAAGGGAGGTGCGGGGATCATCCGGGAACTGCAGAATGAACTTGAAACCCTCATCATGCGCGCCGCAGCCGAACAGAAAAGCCTCAATGAACGCGAATCGGCCTATCGCCAGGAGCAGGTCCGCCATCAGGACGCACGCACGGAGGTACGGGAGATGAGCCGCAAGCTCGAGGTCGGACGGCAGCTGCAGGGCGCCCTGCAGGAGGAGCGGGCCGCAGTCAACCGCGCCCTCGACCACCTCTTCACCGAAGTGCGGCTGAAGCACGGCTGCGACCTCGCCACCATGGACCGGCCCCCGATGGAGGGCACCGAAGACCCTGAAGCGGCAGGGAGAAGACTTGAAGAACTCGAAAAACAGCGTGAACAGTTCGGGGCCGTCAATGAACTGGCCCTGGAGGAGTACGACACGGAAAAAGAGCGCTTCCTGTTCCTCACCGAACAGAAGAACGACCTCAGCACGGCTGAAACCCAGCTGCGCGAAACAATCGAAGAGATCAACCGCACTGCGCTCAAGAAGTTCGATGAGACCTTCCGTGCAGTGCGAAAGAACTTTACTGCCATTTTCCAGGAACTCTTTGACCCGGAGGACGAAGCCGACCTCCTCATCCACACCGGCGAAGACCCGCTTGAAGCACACATTGAAATCATCGCCAAGCCGAAAGGCAAAAAGCCCCTCTCCATCGAGCAGCTGAGCGGAGGAGAGAAGGCGCTGACGGCCCTATCACTCCTCTTCTCAATCTACCTCGTCAAGCCGAGCCCGTTCTGCATTCTTGATGAAGTCGACGCCCCGCTCGATGACGGAAACGTCGGAAGGTTCACGAAGCTCCTGAAAAAATTTGAGAATAACACCCAATTTATTATTGTTACGCACAACAAGAACACCATGGCATCATGCCAGGCGCTCTATGGCGTCACAATGGAGGAGGAGGGCGTATCGAAACTGATACCGGTCCGACTCGAAAAAATCAGGCACTGA
- a CDS encoding HAD family hydrolase, producing MPRKLVLFDIDGTLLNVGPVNRRVIQDALLEVYGTEGTAATHSFAGRMDNVIIHEVLEDTGLTRTEIEAKFERAKQTYIDLFRKRATKDDITLTLGIHTLLERLQAHSGIIVGLLTGNFEASGRHKLQIPGINHFFPFGAFADDARHRNDLPAVAVEKAWRITGKRFTGQDVVVIGDTEHDISCARAHNARSVAVATGTYSLDRLKGHRPDVLLENLNEPDVVIREILRSPTT from the coding sequence ATGCCAAGAAAACTTGTGTTGTTTGACATAGACGGAACGCTGCTCAATGTAGGCCCCGTCAACCGTCGGGTCATTCAGGACGCACTTCTGGAGGTCTACGGAACCGAAGGAACCGCCGCCACCCACAGCTTCGCCGGCCGCATGGACAATGTCATCATCCATGAGGTGCTTGAGGACACGGGACTCACCCGAACCGAGATCGAGGCGAAGTTCGAACGTGCCAAACAGACCTACATCGATCTGTTCAGAAAGCGCGCAACCAAGGACGACATCACCCTCACTCTCGGCATCCACACCCTGCTTGAAAGACTGCAGGCACACTCCGGCATCATCGTCGGACTCCTTACCGGCAACTTCGAAGCCTCCGGCCGGCACAAGCTCCAGATTCCCGGCATCAACCATTTCTTCCCCTTCGGTGCTTTTGCCGATGACGCCCGTCACCGCAACGACCTGCCCGCCGTGGCTGTGGAGAAAGCCTGGCGCATCACCGGCAAGCGCTTCACGGGACAGGACGTCGTCGTCATCGGCGACACCGAACACGACATCAGCTGTGCCAGAGCCCACAACGCCCGCAGCGTTGCCGTGGCAACCGGCACATACTCCCTCGACCGTCTCAAAGGACACCGTCCTGACGTCCTTCTGGAAAACTTAAACGAGCCGGATGTTGTTATACGGGAGATACTTCGATCACCAACCACTTAA
- the nusB gene encoding transcription antitermination factor NusB → MKTYRRQIREKILQALYTLELRETDIESAAGWLLTPEILEDPNAMKFFNLLLKSIKDNREEIDRYIAAHTFNWDMSRIAIIDKNILRMALAELLYCEDIPPKVSINEAIEIAKKFNSTDKSSKFVNGILDAIFNELKTEGKIKKNGRGLINHSPAKVQKTEPE, encoded by the coding sequence ATGAAGACCTACCGTAGACAGATCCGTGAAAAGATCCTGCAGGCGCTCTATACTCTGGAACTCCGTGAAACGGACATCGAATCTGCAGCGGGATGGCTCCTGACCCCTGAGATCCTTGAGGATCCTAACGCCATGAAGTTCTTCAACCTTCTGCTCAAAAGCATCAAGGACAATCGTGAGGAAATCGACCGATACATCGCGGCCCATACATTCAACTGGGACATGAGCCGCATCGCCATCATCGACAAGAACATCCTGCGCATGGCGCTTGCCGAGCTCCTCTACTGCGAAGACATTCCGCCGAAGGTCTCCATCAACGAAGCCATTGAGATCGCAAAGAAATTCAACAGCACCGACAAGAGCAGCAAGTTCGTCAACGGCATCCTTGACGCAATCTTCAACGAGCTGAAAACAGAAGGGAAGATCAAGAAGAACGGACGGGGCCTGATCAACCACTCTCCCGCAAAGGTGCAGAAAACCGAACCGGAATAA
- a CDS encoding metallophosphoesterase family protein produces MQAGSHLTEENRIIAIGDVHGCIRTLKGLLHDIGLQPEDQLVFLGDIIDRGPSSMQTVEFVLELRDSFSCHFIAGNHELMLLDALDSGKPDAWIRNGGMETLDSYGGIPPMGFPEPHLDLFRECRPYLETEHWFFAHGGLDPDISIRDGIRLQSPEDFSWQRAHMRREYLERNEYIWEKTLVCGHTPVPAPVMLERLIAIDTGCVHRERPHLGTLSAVILPERRIVQQKNIEPYP; encoded by the coding sequence ATGCAGGCAGGCAGCCACCTCACCGAAGAGAACCGGATCATCGCCATCGGCGACGTACACGGCTGCATTCGAACACTGAAAGGGCTGCTCCATGATATCGGGCTCCAGCCCGAAGACCAGCTGGTGTTCCTCGGCGACATCATCGATCGCGGCCCGTCTTCAATGCAGACCGTAGAGTTCGTCCTTGAGCTGCGGGACTCGTTCAGCTGCCACTTCATTGCAGGCAATCACGAGCTCATGCTGCTCGATGCCCTTGATTCAGGCAAACCTGACGCCTGGATCAGGAACGGCGGCATGGAAACCCTTGACTCCTACGGAGGCATCCCTCCGATGGGGTTCCCCGAACCCCATCTGGACCTCTTCAGGGAGTGCCGGCCCTATCTGGAAACAGAGCACTGGTTTTTCGCCCACGGCGGTCTCGACCCCGATATCAGCATACGGGACGGCATACGCCTCCAGTCTCCGGAAGACTTCAGCTGGCAGCGCGCGCATATGCGGCGGGAATACCTTGAACGGAACGAGTACATCTGGGAAAAGACCCTCGTCTGCGGCCACACGCCGGTACCGGCCCCCGTCATGCTTGAACGGCTCATCGCCATCGACACCGGCTGCGTGCACCGGGAAAGGCCGCATCTCGGAACCCTCAGTGCCGTCATCCTCCCGGAACGGCGCATCGTCCAGCAGAAAAACATAGAGCCATATCCGTAA
- the nth gene encoding endonuclease III, whose translation MSQTAKQKIEFLREVLGARYPDPKSELVFHSPFQLLIATILAAQSTDRQVNIITGELFKAAPDAESMAVLDLEAVTGYVRTINYFNTKAKNILAASRILAEEYNGKVPETREALERLPGVGRKTANVVLAGAFRQPVMPVDTHVHRVSNRIGLCRTRNVEETEAALMKIIPEEWVVDFHHYLLLHGRYTCKAKKPACADCPVREICAYPEKQ comes from the coding sequence ATGAGCCAGACAGCAAAACAGAAAATCGAGTTCCTCCGTGAAGTGCTCGGAGCACGCTACCCCGACCCAAAAAGCGAACTGGTGTTCCATTCCCCCTTCCAGCTCCTCATCGCCACAATCCTGGCCGCCCAGTCAACCGACCGGCAGGTCAATATCATCACCGGAGAGCTCTTCAAGGCTGCCCCCGATGCAGAAAGCATGGCCGTCCTCGACCTTGAGGCAGTGACCGGATACGTCCGCACCATCAACTATTTCAACACCAAGGCAAAAAACATCCTCGCAGCGAGCAGGATACTCGCTGAAGAGTACAACGGCAAGGTGCCGGAAACACGCGAGGCACTCGAGCGGCTGCCGGGAGTGGGACGCAAGACCGCAAATGTAGTCCTGGCCGGAGCCTTCCGCCAGCCGGTCATGCCGGTCGACACCCATGTCCACCGCGTCTCGAACCGCATCGGCCTCTGCCGAACCAGGAACGTCGAAGAGACCGAAGCCGCTTTAATGAAAATCATCCCCGAAGAGTGGGTCGTCGACTTCCACCACTACCTGCTCCTGCATGGCCGCTACACCTGCAAGGCGAAAAAGCCGGCCTGTGCCGACTGCCCGGTCCGTGAAATATGCGCCTACCCGGAAAAGCAGTAA
- the pabB gene encoding aminodeoxychorismate synthase component I yields MAGSGGPLGSIWLESAFCQDEGCHAMRFSDPVAEVVLHRPDGLRRFFAGLEEWLGRGFHLAGWLDYEAGMGFEPECFPAGTDRDDDRPIGWFGVFGAPERFTAEEAGALNLSQDLPDSSCVPDAAVYDLSFSVRDGEYSRKIEAVRREIAAGNVYQVNFTGRYRFRTDLTPSALYSRLRLLQPSSFSACINAAGRSILSFSPELFFSKRGPAIDTMPMKGTAPRGTSPVEDRSFLSSLSGSGKDRAENLMIVDLLRNDLGRICRPGSVKVQELFAMKTWPTLHQMVSRIGGELRAETGLYDIFRALFPCGSITGAPKLSSMQLIGRLEDSPRGAYTGTIGWISPGRDMVFSVAIRTVELSDGAGVYGAGGGIVWDSKPLGELAECRLKAAIIGAPPVASIGLFESILWNGEYVWLDEHCRRLGDSAVVFGIPFSEADARRALRRLEGELHLAGPRFKVRLDLSPTGGLSAAAVPVTPHEGMLPLRLCIPEERIDSLNPILRHKTTLREFYDRRYRLALDEGFDEVLFLNERLEVAEGAVSTVFIRKGGNLFTPPLSAGILDGVFRAYMLRTRPEIRQQSLTLRDLLEADAIFVANAVRGMRRGLIRGRQVETGLK; encoded by the coding sequence ATGGCCGGCAGCGGCGGTCCTCTGGGTTCGATCTGGCTTGAATCGGCATTCTGTCAGGATGAGGGGTGCCATGCCATGCGCTTCAGCGATCCCGTGGCGGAGGTCGTACTGCACCGGCCGGACGGGCTCCGGCGTTTTTTTGCCGGACTGGAGGAGTGGCTCGGGCGAGGGTTCCACCTTGCCGGATGGCTGGACTACGAGGCGGGGATGGGGTTCGAGCCGGAGTGCTTCCCGGCTGGCACCGACCGTGATGACGATAGACCGATTGGCTGGTTCGGGGTGTTCGGTGCGCCGGAGCGGTTCACGGCCGAAGAGGCCGGGGCGCTGAATCTGTCCCAAGATCTCCCCGATTCTTCCTGCGTTCCGGATGCCGCAGTCTACGATCTCTCCTTCAGCGTAAGGGACGGGGAGTACAGCCGAAAAATCGAGGCCGTCCGCCGGGAGATTGCCGCCGGTAACGTCTACCAGGTCAACTTCACCGGCCGCTACCGGTTCCGCACCGACCTGACACCCTCCGCACTCTACAGCCGGCTGCGTCTTCTGCAGCCCTCATCCTTCAGTGCATGCATCAATGCCGCCGGCCGGAGCATCCTCTCCTTTTCCCCCGAACTGTTTTTCAGCAAGAGAGGCCCGGCAATCGACACCATGCCGATGAAAGGGACCGCACCCCGCGGCACTTCACCCGTTGAGGATCGTTCATTCTTGAGCAGTCTTTCCGGTTCAGGCAAGGACCGGGCCGAGAACCTCATGATTGTTGATCTCCTGCGCAATGACCTCGGCCGTATCTGCCGGCCGGGCTCGGTCAAGGTGCAGGAGCTTTTTGCGATGAAAACCTGGCCGACCCTGCACCAGATGGTCTCGCGCATCGGCGGAGAGCTCAGGGCCGAAACCGGCCTCTACGATATCTTTCGAGCGCTTTTTCCCTGCGGCTCCATCACCGGAGCGCCGAAGCTAAGCTCGATGCAGCTGATCGGACGCCTCGAAGACTCTCCGAGGGGTGCCTACACGGGCACCATCGGCTGGATCTCCCCCGGGCGGGACATGGTGTTCAGCGTCGCCATCAGGACCGTGGAACTCAGTGACGGTGCCGGTGTGTACGGTGCCGGCGGAGGGATTGTATGGGACTCGAAGCCGCTCGGGGAGCTGGCGGAGTGCCGCCTGAAGGCGGCCATTATCGGAGCTCCTCCCGTTGCCTCGATCGGGCTTTTCGAGAGCATCCTCTGGAACGGGGAGTATGTCTGGCTGGACGAACATTGCCGTCGCCTCGGCGATTCTGCCGTCGTCTTCGGGATTCCCTTCAGTGAGGCCGATGCACGAAGAGCGCTGCGGCGGCTTGAAGGGGAACTGCATCTTGCGGGACCCCGCTTCAAGGTCCGCCTCGATCTTTCCCCGACGGGAGGACTTTCCGCCGCTGCCGTTCCGGTTACCCCGCATGAAGGTATGCTCCCGCTCCGGCTGTGCATTCCGGAAGAGCGTATCGACTCCCTGAACCCGATTCTCCGCCACAAGACCACCCTCCGGGAGTTCTATGACCGCCGGTACCGGCTTGCCCTCGATGAGGGGTTCGATGAGGTGCTGTTTCTCAACGAGCGACTGGAAGTGGCCGAGGGAGCCGTGAGTACGGTGTTCATCCGGAAAGGGGGGAACCTGTTCACCCCTCCCCTCAGTGCCGGCATTCTCGACGGTGTTTTCCGCGCCTACATGCTGCGTACGCGTCCCGAAATCAGGCAGCAGAGCCTCACCCTCCGGGACCTTCTGGAGGCCGATGCCATCTTTGTGGCCAATGCTGTCCGCGGCATGCGCCGCGGGCTCATTCGGGGGCGTCAGGTTGAAACAGGGCTGAAATAG
- a CDS encoding Ppx/GppA phosphatase family protein → MQDDAMRVAAIDLGTNSFHMVIVEDSPGKGIVEIDRVKDMICIGRGSISTKMLDDGSMREGIAALKNFLVLASQQGVERENILAFATSAIREAKNQQDFLQRVRDETGLKVKVISGLEEAEFIYYGVRNAVALGEGYDLMFDIGGGSVEFIIANKQGVRLLESRKIGVARMLERFIGHDPVTAHEIKLLEQFFAAEMVSAVEAAESIGVDRAIASSGTAENIARMIRSMQGIDSEGSLNSSCFTRTEFEALYRAVIPLGSVERRKMTGLDEKRVDLIVPGLILVNMIFRLFNLQEIVVSDSSLREGMVLHYLQQCPPSRPRRCADPELDIRMESARELGFRCGWNQAHSEQVARISLQMFDGLAPLHGLDGHYRELLEYSALLHNIGTFISISSHHKHSQYIILNGELRGFSPSETAIIANVARYHRKSPPSDKHPGYAFLKAKHRTAVDVLSGILRIANGLERGHRRNVESIEAVDEGSRLVLRLTTKFDPDIEIWAADQLKSWLETVLLRPIQFERV, encoded by the coding sequence ATGCAGGACGACGCCATGAGGGTTGCTGCCATAGACCTGGGTACGAACTCTTTCCACATGGTCATTGTCGAGGACAGTCCCGGAAAGGGGATTGTTGAAATCGACCGGGTGAAGGATATGATCTGCATAGGTCGCGGAAGCATTTCGACGAAAATGCTCGACGATGGCTCCATGCGTGAGGGCATCGCCGCACTGAAGAACTTCCTTGTCCTTGCCTCCCAGCAGGGCGTGGAGCGTGAAAACATTCTTGCATTTGCCACAAGCGCCATACGTGAGGCCAAAAACCAGCAGGATTTCCTCCAGCGGGTCCGCGATGAAACCGGCCTCAAGGTAAAGGTGATCTCCGGCCTTGAAGAGGCTGAATTCATCTACTACGGGGTCCGCAACGCCGTCGCCCTCGGTGAGGGATACGATCTCATGTTCGACATCGGGGGTGGTTCGGTCGAGTTCATCATCGCCAACAAACAGGGTGTGCGGCTGCTTGAGAGCCGCAAAATCGGCGTTGCCCGTATGCTCGAGCGCTTCATCGGCCACGACCCCGTCACTGCACATGAAATCAAGCTGCTCGAACAGTTTTTTGCAGCGGAGATGGTCTCTGCGGTCGAGGCTGCCGAGTCGATCGGGGTTGACCGGGCCATCGCATCTTCCGGCACGGCCGAGAACATCGCCCGCATGATCCGCTCGATGCAGGGCATAGACAGCGAGGGTTCGCTCAACAGCAGCTGCTTTACCCGCACCGAGTTCGAAGCGCTGTACCGGGCGGTGATTCCGCTTGGCTCCGTTGAGCGCAGGAAGATGACCGGTCTTGATGAGAAACGGGTGGACCTCATCGTCCCCGGCCTCATCCTCGTCAACATGATTTTCCGGCTCTTCAACCTGCAGGAGATCGTGGTATCGGACTCCTCGCTCCGCGAAGGGATGGTGCTGCACTATCTGCAGCAGTGTCCGCCCTCCCGTCCCCGGCGCTGTGCCGACCCCGAGCTCGATATCCGCATGGAAAGCGCCAGAGAGCTCGGGTTCCGCTGCGGCTGGAACCAGGCGCACTCGGAGCAGGTCGCCCGCATCAGCCTGCAGATGTTCGACGGCCTCGCCCCGCTCCACGGCCTCGACGGCCATTACCGCGAACTTCTCGAATACTCAGCCCTCCTGCACAACATCGGGACCTTCATCTCCATTTCCTCGCACCACAAGCATTCGCAGTACATCATACTCAACGGAGAACTCCGCGGCTTTTCTCCTTCTGAAACCGCCATCATTGCCAACGTTGCCCGTTACCACCGCAAATCTCCCCCTTCGGACAAGCACCCCGGCTATGCTTTCCTCAAGGCGAAACACCGCACTGCGGTGGACGTTTTGTCGGGGATACTCCGGATTGCCAACGGCCTTGAGCGGGGGCACCGGCGGAACGTCGAATCGATCGAGGCGGTGGACGAAGGCTCCCGTCTGGTGCTGCGTCTCACGACGAAGTTCGATCCCGACATTGAAATATGGGCGGCCGACCAGCTGAAGTCCTGGCTTGAAACCGTTCTGTTGCGCCCCATCCAATTCGAGCGGGTCTGA
- a CDS encoding diacylglycerol/polyprenol kinase family protein, producing MEHNDRLGLRYEVARKAIHLSSLAIAVIYCHITRELALMLLVPLFLGFFAVDLLKNFKGPVADWYHGTFGYMLREHELEGEKPHMNGATCITLSALILVIFFPKIIAITAFSMVAVSDAMAALVGKTIGRHRFGHKSLEGSGAFFLSALGIVAVVPNIDPLAGVLMALVGTVAEAFVVRIAGFRIDDNLSIPIVAAAAGMLYYTIFIPEAIEILSICR from the coding sequence ATGGAACACAACGACCGCCTGGGCCTGCGCTATGAAGTCGCCCGGAAAGCCATCCATCTGTCCTCGCTGGCAATCGCCGTCATCTACTGCCACATCACGCGGGAACTGGCGCTCATGCTCCTCGTTCCCCTCTTTCTTGGATTCTTCGCCGTCGACCTCCTGAAAAACTTCAAAGGACCGGTTGCCGACTGGTACCACGGCACCTTCGGCTACATGCTCCGCGAGCATGAACTGGAAGGTGAGAAACCCCACATGAACGGGGCGACCTGCATCACTCTCTCGGCCCTCATCCTCGTCATCTTCTTTCCTAAAATCATCGCCATCACCGCATTTTCGATGGTGGCCGTATCCGACGCCATGGCCGCCCTCGTCGGCAAGACCATCGGCCGGCACCGGTTCGGGCACAAAAGCCTTGAAGGAAGCGGCGCGTTTTTCCTCTCAGCACTCGGCATCGTCGCCGTCGTCCCCAACATTGACCCGCTGGCGGGTGTCCTGATGGCCTTAGTCGGAACAGTTGCCGAAGCGTTTGTTGTCCGCATTGCCGGTTTCAGGATCGATGACAACCTGAGCATTCCGATCGTTGCCGCAGCGGCAGGCATGCTCTACTACACCATCTTCATCCCCGAAGCAATCGAGATCCTCTCCATCTGCCGATAG